The Pukyongia salina genome segment CCGGATCAAGTTCTGAAATTCCTTCGGCTTCCTTATACCAGAATCCCATTGCCACACCCGTTGCCGGAATGGCCTGCATGCCTGTAGCCGAGCTTTGATGAGGAATTTTAGGTTTATCGTCTTCTCTAAGACTAGGGTGCGAATAATATGTTCGGCCTCCGGAAAACGGATCGTCTCTTTTGGCTAAAACCTGAAGCATAAGATCGTATGGCCTCATACCGATGGACAATAACATGGCATCATCCCGATAGTAAGGAAAGGCGTAGTCCTGAGGTTTTAACTGTAAACCCACCGCTGTCTGGATCACTTCATGTCCACGGGAAGTAGCATGCACATACTTGGAAACTGTTTTAAAGTTTTCCTCATACAGATATGTAAGTGCTTTGGCAGTGCACAGGTTTTTAAAACCCTTTACAAGTATCTCTTTCTTCAGTTTACTATTATTCACAGTGATTAAATTATCCTTGATCATTTTTAATCGATCTTTACCATCCACCCAAACGGATCTTCTATCTTTCCTGTTTTTATTTTATTCAACGTTTCGTTTACATCCTGTCCAACCGGATGCTCATCGGAAATATGGATCACTTGGTCCTCACTACCTATAGCTTCAATATATGCGATCCCCACAGCGGTTCCTGTTCCGAAGGCCTCTTCAAGGGTCCCATTCTTTTCTGCTTCTAATATCTCATCAATGGTGATCGGCCTTTCAGTTACCTCGTAGCCTTTAAATTTTAAAAGTTCGATCACGCTTAAGCGAGTAATTCCATTTAATATCGCGCCATCAAGACTAGGAGTAATAAACGCACCGTTGATCTTAAAGAAGATATTCATAGTGCCCACTTCCTGAATATACTTATGCTCAATGGCGTCCAGCCACAGCACCTGGTCATACCCTTTGGCTTTCGCTATTTCTGTAGGCCGGATTGCCGCAGCGTAATTTCCTGCTGCTTTCGCTTCTCCGGTTCCTCCTTCCACCGCACGGATAAATTTCTTTTCGGCCCATAATTTTATGGGTTTACTGAAAAGTGGCCCCGAGGGTGAAGCAATGATCATAAATTTAAAACTGGTAGCTGCGCGCATTCCAATAAAGGGTTCATCGGCATACATAAACGGCCTTAAGTACAATGCACTGCCCTCCATTGGAGGAATCCAGTTACGCTCCATATCGACAAATGCCTTCAATCCTTCCACGAATAACTCTTCGGGAAATTCGGGCATACCCATTCGTCGTGCGCTAAAATTTAATCGTTCTGCGTTCTTATCGGGTCGAAAAATTAATGGCTTCCCGTCACTATCCAGCGTTGCCTTCATTCCTTCAAAAATGGCTTGCCCATAGTGCAAGGCCATCGCCGCAGGGTGAGTAGGAATATCGGAGAGTGGCTCTATTCGGGCCTGCTGCCATTTTCCATCCTTATAATCACAAATAAACATATGATCGGTAAAGGTTCTTCCTAGCGGAATCGAATTAAAATCCAATGACGCTAGTTTAGAATTAGTTGTTTTTTTAATACTGATTTGTTCCATGGTCTCCATCATTCTATTCTTTAAATTTTTCGTTTTAAGTTAAACTGTTCCATTTCGTCTGCGATCCTTCTTAAGAAAGATCCTGCCAGGTAGCCATCAACTATGCGATGATCGAAAGACAATGACAGGTACATCATCTGTCTAATTTCGATCGTATCACCATTCCTACCCTCCATTACTTCGGCTCGTTTTTTTATGATTCCTGTCGCCAGGATAGCTGCTTCTGGCTGATTGATTATGGGTGTTCCCATCAAACTCCCGAAGGTGCCTACATTACTGATAGTAAAAGTACTTCCTCGGGTATCGTCTGCAGACAACTTCCCGTCCCTTGCCTTGGCAACTAACTCATTAGTACTTGCTGCCAGTGCCGGGAGGTCGAGTTTATCGGCATTACGAACTACAGGAACGATCAAATTCCCGGAAGGTAAGGCTGTGGCCATACCTATATTAATGTCTTCTTTTACAATAATATTCTTCCCATCCAGAGAAGAATTTATCATAGGGTAAGCTTTAATTGCTTTAGCAATACATTCTATAAATAGCGGTGTAAAAGTTAATTTCTCTTTGTATTTATTCTGAAATTTCTCTTTAACCTCGTTTCGCCAGTTCACCATATCGGTAAGGTCTGCTTCCACGTAGGCAGTCACATGAGGAGAGGTATGTTTACTAAACACCATGTGGTCTGCTATCATCTGGCGCATACGATCCATTTCGATCACCTTCCCTGCACCCTTATCAAACTGAAGATCGGGCACTTTAAACCCTGGACTCTCCACAACCGGTTGAGCAAATTGGAATGGCCTGCCTTCAGCCAGATAATTCATAATATCACTTTTCCGAAGCCGGCCATCTTTTCCCGTCCCGGGTATCCTGGCAAGTTCTTCGTAACTAACATGATGTGCTCTTGCGATACTGTCTATCAACGGACTCACAAACACATTCTCATTCACCTTAAAATTGGTTGCCGGTACTGCTTTGGATTTTCTTTTAGGTTGAGATTTTGGAGTGCCGGTAGTTTTTTCGGTTTCCGTTGATTTTTTATCTTCTGAAGTTGTTTTAGGAACTTCCCCATCGGTTTTAATAATGGCGATCACCTCCCCTATCTCCACCACATCATTAGGCTGGTAAAGCAATTCAACTATTTCTCCCGAAACAGTCGAAGGAACTTCCGAATCAACCTTATCCGTCGCAACTTCCAGCAATATCTCATCAAATTCAATAGTATCCCCCACGCCCTTGAACCATTTGATTATGGCAGCCTGTGTAATACTTTCACCCATTTTGGGCATTTTAAATTCAAAATTGCTCATTCGTTCCTTTTAAATTGTTCCAATGTCTTATAAAAGTCCTCTTGAACAGGTCTGTTTTCAGGTATGGATCTAAGTGGTTCCACTTCTCTTAAACTTGCATGGCAATCTGTAGGCAGCTGCTGATACAATCGGGTTCCGGCAGTTTTCCATTCGATCATTTCATCCGAAACTTCTTTAATTGCCTTCGCCGGGTTTCCAACGATCAACTGCCTCTTTACAAATTTCGATTCGGCCTTCACAAAACTCATAGCACCTACAATACATTCATCTCCTATTTCGGAATC includes the following:
- a CDS encoding branched-chain amino acid aminotransferase — translated: MEQISIKKTTNSKLASLDFNSIPLGRTFTDHMFICDYKDGKWQQARIEPLSDIPTHPAAMALHYGQAIFEGMKATLDSDGKPLIFRPDKNAERLNFSARRMGMPEFPEELFVEGLKAFVDMERNWIPPMEGSALYLRPFMYADEPFIGMRAATSFKFMIIASPSGPLFSKPIKLWAEKKFIRAVEGGTGEAKAAGNYAAAIRPTEIAKAKGYDQVLWLDAIEHKYIQEVGTMNIFFKINGAFITPSLDGAILNGITRLSVIELLKFKGYEVTERPITIDEILEAEKNGTLEEAFGTGTAVGIAYIEAIGSEDQVIHISDEHPVGQDVNETLNKIKTGKIEDPFGWMVKID
- a CDS encoding dihydrolipoamide acetyltransferase family protein, with product MSNFEFKMPKMGESITQAAIIKWFKGVGDTIEFDEILLEVATDKVDSEVPSTVSGEIVELLYQPNDVVEIGEVIAIIKTDGEVPKTTSEDKKSTETEKTTGTPKSQPKRKSKAVPATNFKVNENVFVSPLIDSIARAHHVSYEELARIPGTGKDGRLRKSDIMNYLAEGRPFQFAQPVVESPGFKVPDLQFDKGAGKVIEMDRMRQMIADHMVFSKHTSPHVTAYVEADLTDMVNWRNEVKEKFQNKYKEKLTFTPLFIECIAKAIKAYPMINSSLDGKNIIVKEDINIGMATALPSGNLIVPVVRNADKLDLPALAASTNELVAKARDGKLSADDTRGSTFTISNVGTFGSLMGTPIINQPEAAILATGIIKKRAEVMEGRNGDTIEIRQMMYLSLSFDHRIVDGYLAGSFLRRIADEMEQFNLKRKI